The nucleotide sequence CGGAGAGCGAACAGGCCGCGGCGCAGGCGGCGTTGGACCGTCTGTCGGCACGCGTGCGCAAGCACGCCGCCGAGCTGCTGACCGGCCCCGACGGTGCCGACGGCCCCGCCCGGCTGGCCGCCGCGGGCCGCGCGGAGGAGCACGTACGCACCCTCGAAGGCCGCACCGACGCCGCCAACGAACTGCTCGGGCGCCTGCGCGGCGAGGTCGAGCGCCATGCCCCCGGCGACGGCCGCGACGCGCACACCGACCTGCCGGAAGACCGCGTGCCCCGCGACCCCGCCCACGCCCGGGAACTGCTGCGCCGGGCCGCCGCCGAGCACGCCTCGTTGGCCGAACGCCGCCAGGCCGCGCGCGACACGCACGCGCGGCTGGTCCGGTCGCTGTCCGACGCCGAATCGGGCGCCGCGGCCTTCGCGGAGATCTCGGCGTCGCTCACCGACACGCTGCCGTCCGTCGAGCCGTCCGCCGCCGAGGAGACCCCCGAACCGTTCGACGGCACGCCCGCCGAGGCCCGCGACGCGGCCACCACCCGCCGCCGCGCCCTCCGGGCCGCCGCGGCCGAGCTGTCCACCGCCGAGGCGCGCGTCCGCGAACACGCCGAGGCCGTCGTCCGGCACGCCGGCGCGGCCCGCTTCGAACAGGTCCGCATGCCCGCGCGCCAGCAGATCCGCGAACTGCCGCTCTCCGCGCTCCCGGAGCACGCGCTCGCCTGGGCCTCGGCGTTCGAGCCGCGCCTGCGCGTGCTCACCGACGAACTGGCCCAGATCGAACGCAACCGCGACAGCATCGTCGACCGCCTGCGCGGCATGGTCGACGCGTCCCTCACCACCTTGCGCGCGGCCCAGCGCCTGTCCCGGCTCCCGGACGAACTCGGGGAGTGGTCGGGGCAGGAGTTCCTGCGCATCCGCTTCGACGACCCGGACGCCGCGCACCTGTCCGAGCGCCTGGGCGCGGTCGTCGACGAGGCCACCCGCAACGCCCGGCGCGCGGGAGGCGGCCCGGCTCCGGTACGCCGCGACGGCACGACGTTGCTCCTGCGCGCCGTCCACGCCGGGCTCGAACCGCGCGGCGTGCAGGTCGAAATCCTCAAACCCGACTCGGTGCTGCGCGCCGAACGGGTCCCGGTCGGCCAGATGGGCGACGTCTTCTCGGGCGGGCAGCTGCTCACCGCCGCGATCGGCCTCTACTGCACGATGGCCGCGCTGCGCAGCAACGACCGGGGGAGGGCGAAGCACCGGCACGCGGGGACGCTGTTCCTCGACAACCCCATCGGGCGCGCCAACGCGTCGTACCTGCTGGAGCTGCAACGCGCCGTCGCCGACGCGCTGGGCGTCCAACTCATCTACACCACCGGCTTGTTCGACACGACCGCACTCGCCGAGTTCCCGCTGGTGGTGCGCCTGCGCAACGACGCCGACCTCCGCGCGGGGCTGAAGTACATCTCCGTCGAGGAGCACCTGCGCCCCGGCCTCCCGCAGCCCGACCCCGAGATCCCCGACGGCCTGGGCCGGATCCACGCCACCCGCGTCTTCCGCAAGCCCCCCGACGCCCCGGAGCCCGCCGCGACGCTCGCGCCGCAACCGCGGCCGAAGGACGCACCCGGTGTGAGCGTCCCGTGATCCGGTAGGCCGCGTCGCCCCGTGCTCCGTCGGCTTGTCTCCCGTCCCACGCCGCGCCCGCACGATCCGGCAGTCCGTGCGGGGCGTCGCGTTAGTGTGGAGGCGGCGATCTTCGACACAGTGAGGCGATGTGATGGCGTTCGGCGAGTGCGATCTGACGGTTCGCGAATACGCCGGAGAGATCAGGGAGTTGGGGTCCCGGTGGCTTGATCGGCTGCTGTCCGACGCGGCGGTGGAGCGGGCGGGCGGCAACGTCGTCTGCTCGCCGACCGGGTTGTGGCTGGCCCTCGCGGCGATCTCGTGCGGGGCCCTCGGCGACACCGCCGAAGAGCTGGCCGACCTCCTCGGGGTGGCGGGGCCCGAGGCGGAGCCGCTGGTCACCGCGGTCGCCCGGGACCTCGCCGCGACCGAGGCCCTGGCGGTCGCGACGGGGATCTGGAGCGCGAGCCCGGTGCGCGCGGAATTCCGCGACGGCCTCCCCGACATCGCGTTCGGCCCGCTCGGCGACCGCGCCGCGATCGACTCGTGGGTCACGCGCGCGACCGAGGGGATGATCGACCGGGCGCCGGGTGTCCCGAATGACGACGCGCTGCTCGTCCTCGTCAACGCCTTGGCCCTGAAAGCCCGTTGGGCCCAGCCGTTCGACCCCGGCCTGACCGTCGACGCCGTCTTCCACCCCCGCACCGGCGACGCCGCGAGCGTCCCGATGATGCTCCGCGAGGTGCCGACCGCGGACGTGTGGACCATCGGCGCGCACGGCGGCCCCGTCCACGTCGTCGAACTGCCGTGCGCGGGCGACCATCCCGCGCTCATCCGGTTCGCGATCGGGCCGCCCGACATGGCCCCGGCACCGGTGATGTCCGCGGCGTGGGCGCCGCGCAGCATCGGCAACCCGATCCCCGAGAGCGAGGTCGTCCTGCGGCTGCCGCGCTTCGGCCTGCGCACCTCGCTGGCCGTCCACGACCACCTCCCCGACCTCGGTGTCGCCCTCGCCCTCGACCGGCGCGCCGCGGAATTCGGCGCGCTGTCCGCCGACCCCCTCTACATCGACCGCGTCGACCAGGAAGCGCTCCTGCGCGTGGACGAGGAAGGCGTCGAGGCCACCGCGGTCACCGAGGTCAGCATGGCGCTGATGAGCTTCACCCCGCCGTCGCCCGTGCTCCGCCTCACCTTCGACCGCCCGTTCGGCTGCGCCGTGATGGACGCGTCCGGGACCGTGCCGCTGTTCGCCGCCTACCAGGCGGCGGTGCCGGGCCGGGCCTGACCGCGACGGCTCGGGCCGCCGCCGAACGCGCCGCGTCCTCCCGGATCCGACCGCCCCCGGGTAGCGTTCCCGCATGGTCGACTCGTCCGGATCCGCCCGTTCGCTCCGCACCCCCGTCAACGCCGCCGACGTCGAGTACGCCGTGGCCCTCGCGATCGCGGCCTTCCGTCGCGCGCACGACGGCGCCGACTGGCACGCCCCCGCCGGGCCCCTGGAATGGGACTGCTGGGAGACCGCCGAACACCTCGTCGACGACCTCCTGCAGTACGCGTCCCAACTCGGCCCGGCGACGCCCCCGACGGCCAAGGACACGCCGTACCGGTACGCGGCCCTGCGTCCCGGCGGGCCCGCGAACGCGGTCTTCGTCGACCGCGCGAACGGCGCCGAAGGGCTCTTCGCGGCCCTGGAGGCGACCGCGGGGATGCTCGCCGCGCTGGTGACGCTGCGCCCGCCCCACGTGCGCGCCTTCCACGGCTACGGCGTCGCCGACCCGGAGGGCTTCGCCGCGATGGGTGTCGTGGAGACGCTGGTGCACGGCCACGACATCGCGACGGGCCTCGGCGCGGATTTCACCCCGCCCGCCGACCTGTGCGCCCGCGCCCTGGGCCGGCTGTTCCCCGAGGCCCCGACCGACGCCGACGCGTGGCCCGCGCTCCTCTGGGCGACCGGCCGCACGGCGCTGCCGGGCCATCCGGCCCGCGAACCCGACTGGCGGTGGCATTCCGCGCCCTTGGAGAACGAGGTCTGACCACCGCCGGTCCGGTGCGCTCTACCGCAGGGCCGCCGCGAGCCTGCGCCACTCCTCGCGGGGGAACGCCTTGCCGTCCGCGGTGAGGACCTGCACGGCGACGTGGTCGGCGCCCGCCGCGCGGTGCTCGTCGATCCGGCGCAGCACGGCGGCCTCGTCCCCCCACGCGATCATCGCGTCGAGGACGCGGTCGCTCGCGGAGGCGACCTCCTCGGGGGAGAAGCCGAGGCGCACGAGGTTGTTGGCGTAGTTGGCCATGCCGAGGTAGCCCTGGAGCCACGGCCGGCCGATGGCGTGGGCCTCCTCCCGGTCCGCGCAGAGGATCACGGTCTGCTCGGGGAGGACGAGCGCGTCGTCGCCGAGTGCCGCGCGTGCGGCCCGGGTGTGGTCCGGTGTGACGAGGTACGGGTGGACGCCGGCCGACCGCCGGGCCGCCAGGCCGAGCATCTTCGGGCCGAGCGCGGCCAGGACGCGCCGGTCGGCCGGTACCGGCGGATCGGCGGCGTCCAGGCCGTCGAGGAAGGTCTCCATCGCGGTCAGCGGCCGTCGGTACGTGCCCGGCCCCGCCTGGTCGACCAGCGGTGCGTGGCTGACGCCGATGCCCATGAGGAACCGGTCGCCGTGCGCGGCGGTCAGGGACGCGAACCCCTTCGCGGTGTCCTCGGGCGTGTGCATCCACAGGTTCAGGATCCCCGTCGCGACGGTCACGGTCCGCGTGGCGTCCAGCAGGTGGCCGACGCTGTCGAACACCGGCCCGCCGACGTCCGGGACCCACAGCGCGGAATAGCCCAACTCCTCCAACTCGGCCGCCGCTTCCGCGGATTCACCGGGGTCCCCGTACCGGAGCTGCATGCTCCACACACCCACACCCGAGAGGTTCACCATGATCTCCTTTCGCCGGTCCGACGACCGGAACGGTGTCCGTGCGCCCATCCGACCACGAGTCCCGGGGCGGGGAAACACCGCGGTGCCCCGCCCCGGGGCCGTTCAGTGGTGGAAGCCGCTCGCCGTTTCGTCGGCCGTGGCTCCCGGGCCGCGGCGGAGGCGGTCGCAGAGCCGGCGCAGGTCGCCGAGGAAGAGGTCGGCCAGGTCGTGGCTGAAGCCGTTGCGGACGACGACGCGGAGCACCGCGAGGTCGGTGCGGTTCTCGGGGAACGTGTACGCCGGGACCAGCCAGCCGCGCTCGCGCAGGCCGTGCGACACGTCGAACACCGTGAAGCGCTTCTCGTCGTCGCGCATGCGGAAGGCGAAGACGGGGAGTTCGTCGCCGCGGGTCAGGAGGTCGAACGGGCCCAGGTCGGAGATCCGGGACGAGAGGTACGTCGCCACGTCGCGGCATTCCTGCTGCACACGCCGGAAACCCTCGAACCCCAGCCGCAGGAACATGTAGTACTGCGCGACGACCTGCGCGCCCGGCCGGGAGAAGTTGAGGGCGAACGTCGGCATCTCGCCGCCGAGGTAGTTGACCTTGAAGATCAGCTCCTGCGGCAGCGACGCGGAATCGCGCCACACCACCCAGCCGACGCCCGGGTAGACCAGGCCGTACTTGTGCCCCGAGGTGTTGATCGACGCGACGCGCGGGAGCCGGAAGTCCCAGACCAGGTCCGGGTCGAGGAACGGCGCGACCATGGCGCCGGACGCGCCGTCGACGTGCACGGGGACATCCGGGCCGCCGCGCGCCCGCAGCGCGTCGAGGGCCGCGCAGATGTCCGCGACCGGCTCGTAGGAGCCGTCGAACGTCGAGCCGAGGATCGCCACCACGCCGATCGTGTTCTCGTCGCAGAGCGCCGCCGCCTCCTCCGCGCCCAGGTGGAAGCGGTCGCCCTCCATGGGCACATAGCGCGGCTCGACGTCGAAATAGTTGGCGAACTTCTCCCAGCACACCTGCACGTTGACGCCCATCACCAGGTTGGGCCGGTCGTACGCCAGCCCGGCCGCCTTGCGCCGCTGCCGCCAGCGCCGCTTCAGTGCCAGGCCGGCCAGCATGCACGCCTCGCTCGAACCGGTCGTCGAGCACCCGACCGCGCCCTCCGGATCCGGCGCGTTCCACAGATCGGAGAGCACCGCGACGCAGCGGTTCTCCAGCACCGCCGTCTGCGGGTATTCGTCCTTGTCGATCATGTTCTTGTCGGCGCACTCGGTCATCAGCCGCGCGGCCTGCGTCTCCATCCACGTGCCGACGAACGTCGCGAGGTTCAGCCGCGCGTTGCCGTCGAGCATCAGTTCGTCGTGGATGATCTGGTACGCGGTGTCGGGGTTGAGTTCGTCGTCCGACAGCTTGTGGCGCGGGATCTGCAGGGGTTCCCGCGAGAAGAGCGGGTTGGCGACGAGGTCGCGGTGCGGGGCCTTGGGCCCGTCGGGATGCCGCAGAACCACTGTGGGCCTCCATATGATCGTTCGCCCCGAGCGCCTGAAAAGCGACCATATGGCGATGAATCGGAGCCCGCGGCCGTGACATGCCGACCGCGGTTTTCCGGGCGTGTGGTAGTTGTGAGGTCGACTTCGTGGAGGCCACGTGACCCGCACACCCGCGTACCGCTACGGCATCACCGTCCCACTCGGCGCGCCGCTCGCGGACCACCCCCGGCTGATCCGCGAGCTGACCTCCCTCGGCTACACCGACGCCTGGTCCGCCGAGGTCGACGGCTACGACGGCTTCACGCCGCTCACCGTGGTGGCGACCGCCGACGCGTCGGTACGGCTCGGCACGGCGATCGTCTCGCCCTACACGCGCGGCCCGGCGACGCTCGCGATGACCGCCGCCGCGCTCGCCGACCTCGCTCCCGGACGCTTCCACCTCGGGATCGGCGCCGCGTCGCCGGCCATCGTCGAGTCGTGGAACTCCGCCGCGTTCGACCGGCCGTACCAGCGCGTGCGCGACACCGTGCGCTTCCTGCGCGCGGCGTTCACCGGCGAGAAGGTGACGGAGGAGTACGAGACGTTCTCGGTGCGCGGCTTCCGCCTCGCCCGGCCCCCGAAGACCCCGCCGAAGCTGTTCGTGGCGGCCCTGCGCGAAGGCATGCTGCGCCTCGCGGGCCGGGAGGCGGACGGCGCGATCGTCAACTGGCTGTCGCCGGACGACGTGCGCACGGTCGTCCCGCACGTGCACGCGGGCGGGCCCGGCAAGGAGGTCGTCGCGCGGATCTTCGTCTGCCCGGACGACCCGGAGGCGGCGCGGGCGGTCGGCCGCCGGATGATCACGTCGTACCTCAACGTGCCCGTCTACGCGGAGTTCCACCGCTGGCTCGGCCGCGGCGACGTGCTCGCGCCGATGTGGGACGCGTGGGCGGCCGGCGAGCGCAGGAAGGCCCTCGACCTGGTCCCCGACGCACTCGTGGACGAACTCATCGTGCACGGAACACCGGAGCACTGCCGCGCGCGGATCCGCGAGTACGTCGACGCGGGCGTCACCGTGCCCGTCCTCGGCATCCTCGGCACCGGCCCGGACGCCGACCCGATGGAGGCCGCGCGGGCGCTCGCCCCGCGCGGCTGACGGAGGCACCCGCGGCACCGCCGCGTCCGGCGCTTCCCGGCACGTCGGCCGCGGGCCGCCGCGTCCCACGAGGGCGTTCTCGTGCCGCGGCGGCGGACGTCACACGGGCCTGGTCATGCACTCCCGTGGCCACCGGTCGAGCCCGTGTTCGGCCTCGCGACGGCACAACTCCCCGAGTTCCGGGGTGATTTCGTGGTCGCGCAGCGTCCGGAACCCGATCCGGCGGTAGTAGGGCGCGTTCCACGGGACGCCGGAGAACGTCGTCAACGTGAGCGCCGGCACGCCGAGTTCCGCCGCGTGCCGGGCCGCGTGGTCGATCAGCGCCCGGCCGATCCCGCGCCGCGCCGCATCGGGGTGTACGGACACCTGCTCCACATGGAGGTTTCCGTCGACCCGCGCGGCCACCAGGTACGCGACAACGCGTCCGAGCCCCCGCTCCGCGCGCTCCACCGCCACCCACGCGAGGCCCGCGCGCCGGAACGCGTCGAGATCGCCGACCGACAGCGGCTCGTCGTCGGCGATCTCCGCCATCCCGACGGCACGGAAACACCGGCCGGCGGCCCGCTCGATGTCGCGCAGCAGGGGGAGGTCGGCCTCGGCGGCGGGGCGAATCCACATGGGGACAGTGTGCGGGTGCGGGGGAGCGGTTCCGGACGACCGTTGCGCGCGTGAGGCCGCGGTCGCGGGGGAGCGGGGGAGCGCACGCGGCGACGGGAACACACGCGACCACCGTCGCCCGCCCCTCCGCCGCCCGCACCCGCGCCGGAGAACCTGCGCGGACAACCCGCGGTGCCGAGCGAGCGGCACCCGGGCCGCCCGGCAGCCGACACCACCTGCCCAAGCCGCGCGCTCGCTTCCGCGCGCTCGCTACCGCGTCACGATCACCGACGACCCGTGCCCGAAGAGCCCCTGGTTGGCGGTGATGCCGACCTTTGCGTCCGGCACCTGGCGCGCGCCCGCCTGTCCGCGCAACTGCCAGGCCAGCTCGCACACTTGCGCGATCGCCTGGGCCGGTACCGCCTCGCCGAACGACGCCAGGCCGCCCGACGCGTTGACCGGGATGCGGCCGGTGATCTCGGTCGCGCCGTCGCGCAGCAGCTTCTCCGCCTCGCCCCGGCCGCAGATCGCCAGGTCCTCGATCCAGTCCGACTCCAGCGCGGTGGACAGGTCGTACACCTCGGCCAGGCTCAGGTCCTCCGGGCCGATCCCGGCCTCCTCGTACGCGGCGTGCGCCAAAGACGCGCGGAACGACAGGTCCGGGGGCGCCACCGCGACCGACGAATCGGTCGCGATGTCGGGCAACTCGACGGTCGCGCTCGGGAAGGTCGGAGTCACCGTGGAGACCGCCGCGACCCGCACCGGGCGGGTCGTGTGCCGGGCGGCGAACTCCGCGCTGCACAGCACGATCGCGGCGGCGCCGTCCGATGTGGCGCAGATGTCCATCAGCCGCAGGGGGTCCGCCACCACCGGCGATGCGGCGACCTGCTCGACGGTGAACGCCTTGCGGTACCGCGCGTTCGGGTTGTGCAGGCCGTTCCGCGCGTTCTTGACCTTCACCCGCGCGAAATCCTCCACGGTCGCGCCGTAGAGGTCGATGCGCCGGCGCGCGTACAGGCCGAAGTACGTGGGGTTGGTGGCCCCCAGCACGTGGAAGCGCACCCAGTCCGGATCGTCGGGGCGGTCCCCGCCGACGGGTGCGAA is from Yinghuangia sp. ASG 101 and encodes:
- a CDS encoding LLM class F420-dependent oxidoreductase; translated protein: MTRTPAYRYGITVPLGAPLADHPRLIRELTSLGYTDAWSAEVDGYDGFTPLTVVATADASVRLGTAIVSPYTRGPATLAMTAAALADLAPGRFHLGIGAASPAIVESWNSAAFDRPYQRVRDTVRFLRAAFTGEKVTEEYETFSVRGFRLARPPKTPPKLFVAALREGMLRLAGREADGAIVNWLSPDDVRTVVPHVHAGGPGKEVVARIFVCPDDPEAARAVGRRMITSYLNVPVYAEFHRWLGRGDVLAPMWDAWAAGERRKALDLVPDALVDELIVHGTPEHCRARIREYVDAGVTVPVLGILGTGPDADPMEAARALAPRG
- a CDS encoding maleylpyruvate isomerase N-terminal domain-containing protein; the protein is MVDSSGSARSLRTPVNAADVEYAVALAIAAFRRAHDGADWHAPAGPLEWDCWETAEHLVDDLLQYASQLGPATPPTAKDTPYRYAALRPGGPANAVFVDRANGAEGLFAALEATAGMLAALVTLRPPHVRAFHGYGVADPEGFAAMGVVETLVHGHDIATGLGADFTPPADLCARALGRLFPEAPTDADAWPALLWATGRTALPGHPAREPDWRWHSAPLENEV
- a CDS encoding glutamate decarboxylase, giving the protein MVLRHPDGPKAPHRDLVANPLFSREPLQIPRHKLSDDELNPDTAYQIIHDELMLDGNARLNLATFVGTWMETQAARLMTECADKNMIDKDEYPQTAVLENRCVAVLSDLWNAPDPEGAVGCSTTGSSEACMLAGLALKRRWRQRRKAAGLAYDRPNLVMGVNVQVCWEKFANYFDVEPRYVPMEGDRFHLGAEEAAALCDENTIGVVAILGSTFDGSYEPVADICAALDALRARGGPDVPVHVDGASGAMVAPFLDPDLVWDFRLPRVASINTSGHKYGLVYPGVGWVVWRDSASLPQELIFKVNYLGGEMPTFALNFSRPGAQVVAQYYMFLRLGFEGFRRVQQECRDVATYLSSRISDLGPFDLLTRGDELPVFAFRMRDDEKRFTVFDVSHGLRERGWLVPAYTFPENRTDLAVLRVVVRNGFSHDLADLFLGDLRRLCDRLRRGPGATADETASGFHH
- a CDS encoding serpin family protein, translating into MAFGECDLTVREYAGEIRELGSRWLDRLLSDAAVERAGGNVVCSPTGLWLALAAISCGALGDTAEELADLLGVAGPEAEPLVTAVARDLAATEALAVATGIWSASPVRAEFRDGLPDIAFGPLGDRAAIDSWVTRATEGMIDRAPGVPNDDALLVLVNALALKARWAQPFDPGLTVDAVFHPRTGDAASVPMMLREVPTADVWTIGAHGGPVHVVELPCAGDHPALIRFAIGPPDMAPAPVMSAAWAPRSIGNPIPESEVVLRLPRFGLRTSLAVHDHLPDLGVALALDRRAAEFGALSADPLYIDRVDQEALLRVDEEGVEATAVTEVSMALMSFTPPSPVLRLTFDRPFGCAVMDASGTVPLFAAYQAAVPGRA
- a CDS encoding lipid-transfer protein produces the protein MNDVVVLGAGMHPWGKWGRGFVEYGVKAARDALADAGLDWRDIQFLAGADTIRNGYPGFVAGATFAQALGWTGARVSSSYAACASGSQALANARAHILAGLADVALVVGADAAPKGFFAPVGGDRPDDPDWVRFHVLGATNPTYFGLYARRRIDLYGATVEDFARVKVKNARNGLHNPNARYRKAFTVEQVAASPVVADPLRLMDICATSDGAAAIVLCSAEFAARHTTRPVRVAAVSTVTPTFPSATVELPDIATDSSVAVAPPDLSFRASLAHAAYEEAGIGPEDLSLAEVYDLSTALESDWIEDLAICGRGEAEKLLRDGATEITGRIPVNASGGLASFGEAVPAQAIAQVCELAWQLRGQAGARQVPDAKVGITANQGLFGHGSSVIVTR
- a CDS encoding LLM class F420-dependent oxidoreductase: MVNLSGVGVWSMQLRYGDPGESAEAAAELEELGYSALWVPDVGGPVFDSVGHLLDATRTVTVATGILNLWMHTPEDTAKGFASLTAAHGDRFLMGIGVSHAPLVDQAGPGTYRRPLTAMETFLDGLDAADPPVPADRRVLAALGPKMLGLAARRSAGVHPYLVTPDHTRAARAALGDDALVLPEQTVILCADREEAHAIGRPWLQGYLGMANYANNLVRLGFSPEEVASASDRVLDAMIAWGDEAAVLRRIDEHRAAGADHVAVQVLTADGKAFPREEWRRLAAALR
- a CDS encoding GNAT family N-acetyltransferase → MWIRPAAEADLPLLRDIERAAGRCFRAVGMAEIADDEPLSVGDLDAFRRAGLAWVAVERAERGLGRVVAYLVAARVDGNLHVEQVSVHPDAARRGIGRALIDHAARHAAELGVPALTLTTFSGVPWNAPYYRRIGFRTLRDHEITPELGELCRREAEHGLDRWPRECMTRPV